The DNA region tcgGACAGCAAAATGATGTTTAGAATTTGTTTCTCTGGTGTATGTAGAGGAAGTGACACTCTTTTATTTGTTGTGTGTCTCTGGTGACACAAGACTGAACCTAAATGTGTGTTCTGGGGGCATCTCTGAAAGTTAGAGTTCTGCTGAGGGCAGTGCTGTCCAACTCACTGGGCTGGTGACTTAAGGGCCCACTTGAACTTGGGCTTCCTGTGAGTCAGAGGAGCATTTGGGTCTCATCATTCTCAGTGCTTCCTTCAGTGGACGTCTGAAGTTCACTATTTGATTGTGAGAACATACTCTGGGTATTTCACTCAATGATGAAAATGGAAGGTAACCCCCTACTGTACTGCAATATTAAAATGACATATAGATCCAGTCTAATTTAATAAGGTTCTTACAATTCACTGGAGACATTTGTTCTGAAGGTGCCCTTTATTTCTCCTGTCATGCTTTTGCTCATTCTTGGATGTCATAATCACTGTGCTTGGACTACATCTTCTGCTTCTGTTTCTACATATAGAATGAGCAGAGCACATACTGTAATCTCTCCTATCCACAATTTCCTTTTATGTGATTTCAGGTTCCCATTAAATATTTCAGTGTGGGAAAAAGGTGATTAGAGTCTAGTAAgactctttggaaaaaaaaagagatatactATATTCAcacaattttaattgtaatatattgttttaatggTTCTACTACATCATTGTATATTGTTTTGTGTATCTTGCTGTGACAGCTTTTAAGGCCAGGTTTTATCCTAAGCTGACTCTTAGTCACAAATGGCTGAGATATCACCTCATAATGAGAACAAAAAATTTcactcatgattttagaggtttTGATCCATGATTGCAGGGCCCTGTTCTTAGTGTCTATGGTAGTGAGCACATCAAGCTTATGTATGTTTCTCAGCAAAACAACTGACAtctcttataaaagaaaaagtatggcctgacttccttaacaagactcctaaagcacaataaataaaatcaagaatcaataaacgggatggattcaaactaaaaagcttcttctcagcaaaagaaacaaataatttaggtgaagagagagcctaaaatATGGGAGCACATCTTTACCACATACACATAAGATAAAGtgctaatctccaggatatataaagaacccaaaaacttaataccaaaaatcaaacaccccaaacaataaatggtctaaggaactgaacagacacttcttagaagaataTATACAgtccattaacaaatatatgaaaaagtgttcaacatctttagtaattagagaaatgcaaatcaaaattatgcaaagatttcatctcacttagaTCTAAATGGCAGTTTTCAAGAACATAAggaataataagtgttggtgaggatgtggaggaaaaagtatactcatacattgctggtgcgactgaaaactggtgcaaccaatttggaaagcagtatggagattccgcAGAAATCTTGGAATAGAACCACATTTTATCCAGCTAAtctactccttggtctataacTAAAGGACTTATAATCAGCATACTATTGTGACACAGGCAAaccaatgtttatatcagcacaattcacaatattttgaatatttaaattgtggaaccaacctagttgccctgAATAAAggaactgtggcatatatacacaatggaatattactcaacattgaaagagaataaaattatggcatttgcaggtaaatggatggagttgaacaatattatgctaaacaaaataagccaatccccccaaaactaaaggctgaatattttctctgattaatGGATGCTGATTTATGATTGGTGGTGGcatgggaagaagaaggaaatttggattgggcaaaggggagggtggggagggttaAGGGGgtagaaagatggtggaatgagatggtcatcattaccctaggtacatgtatgattgcactaaTGGTGcgtctacatcatgtacaaccagagagtagaaatgttgtgctccatttgtgtatgatgaattgaaatgcattctgatgttatGTACACCTaagtagaagaaatttaaaaagtaaacaacaatagcaacaacaacagaaacccCATTActtcaaaaccaaaccaaacaaaacacagcaacaacaacaacaacaacaacaacaaaactccacTCACATTTCTTccagaaagtgaaagagaaaaagaagaaagggttgAGATCTTAGTACCTTGTTTAAGGACATGGCACCAATGAGTGGAATATCTCTGACTGACTTCTTCTTTTAAAGGTTTCACCATCTCACAATGACCCCAAACCAGGGACCAGGCCTTTATTTAATAGGTAGTACTTTGGGGGACACATAAGGTCCAAAGTATAGCTATCATACATGTGTACCAGGAAAAGCAGTCAGAGAACTTAAAAGTTCACTATTTGTTCACTTGCTGGTATATTTCAGATACTTTTCTGGTACTACCATTTAATCATGATCAGTTCTACTCATTTGCAATTGAGGAAAGAGGATGACAGTAGCCAAGTCACTTGTCCAATGTAACAGAGCTATAAAGTGAGGAATGTCTGAGCAGTAGCATTTGGGGAGGTTATTGTTTTTGAGGAGAGTTGGAGAgtgtatgtattttttgtttatctTCAAAAAGCAATGATGGTGTTAGTGATACAGTAATGGAAGTCCTATCATTTTAttaatgctttataatttttaatttttacattttatttatgatgtaacttatgtataaaatttaaaacttagaaattcTCCTATGTTATCTCACTATCAACCACACACTACACCCTGACTCAGGCAACCACCAATCTATTTTGTTTGTTGCCACagttgtgctttttaaaaaattttaaaatccatttttatggTATATACTTGAGTGTATAACATGATCTTTTGATGTGCATACACTTagtaaaatgctttttatattaaaaaaatgaacatgttCATCACTTTACACAGACATGTTGGGTATGTGAATTTGTGGGTGtacgtgtatgtgtatgtttgtagGTGAAGGAGTATGTAGTGCGAGTCTGTTTGTGGTTAGAGCAGCTACAATCTTCTCTTAGCAAAATGCTCTGTATGCAATAACATTATTTACTATAATGCTCATGCGGTATGCTACATCTCTGTGTTACTTGTACTAtctaatgttctttttaaaaattagttttagttCTCCCTATTTCATCCTCCACTCTGTTCCTGGTAATAGGTCTACTTGTTTCTATTCATTCAACTATTTTAAGTTTCTACATAAGAATAACTTCATACATTATTTATCTTTCTAAGTCTGGCTAATTTAATTTAGCCAGTTTACTCCACATTGTAAAAACGTGTCATTTTAcgtttttaaaactaaataatattccatagaGAATGCATAACACACTTTCTTTCCCTACTGGCTCACTGATGGAAACATATTGATTCCATATTAtggcaatgaacatgggagtgcaaaTATCTCTAGGAAGTATCTATTTAATTCTTTTGGTAATTTATCCAACAGAGAGATTGCTGAGTAACATATTAGCTCCATTTTAATTTTAGGGAATATTCACAATGGCTACATGTTTGCTTTCATACCAACATTGTTAAAAAGTCCTTTCTCCACATACTCAACACCAACTGGATATCTCTTTACTTTTTGATAACTGACATTGTGAGAGCAGTAATATGCCATCCCatcttttttatttgcaaatgacaTAGTGTGTTCCCTTCTGAGCCTATGTTTCCTCATTGCAACTGAGATTCATCTGTGTTATGCTGAGCATCAGTGGTTTTGTGTTATTGCTAAGTGTTATTCCACTGTATCCTTGTTCTCCCCACTTCTCTCCACTTTTCAAACTTCCACTTCTCCCCACTTTAGGGTTTGTCCAGTTTATACTGATGAAAGTAGAATTCTGTAAACACTGATATATTTATGTCACATATAATTATCATTTGCTCAGGTAAATAGCTAAGAGTAGGTTTGCTGTgtcaaatgatttaaaatagaTTTGATGATACATCTTCTAAGGAATTGTACTCAAGATAAAATGTGTGGTTAATATCTACACAATGTTATACTTATAGCTGTATTTTTTAGAGTGCCAAtgcattgtctttaaaatattttatttcctaagttTGTATGGGCTCACCATAATACCAAAGTAGTTTCCTTCTGTCACAAACAGCTGAGTGATAACAAATTTTATAGTGTGCAGCTGGAGTGAGGTAATGTTACATGTTGGAGGACCTAATTTTCACTAGAGAATAAAATGGGATTTAATGGATGTGCAGCACAGACTATTCCCTACTATATACATCAGATGATGGAGACCCTGAGCAGACCCTGTGGATTACCTCATGTCCCTTGCCTGTTTGCTCACCTTAAAGCACTGTTTCTCACTTATACACTACTGATAATTGTAAATGTGTACAACCACtgttgaaatcagtatggaggttcttcaacAGCCTAGAAATGGAACCATTACATGGTCCTGTTGTACCATCCATCAGTAATTCTCCTTAAGAATTAAAGTCAACATATATGCAAACATGCATGCAGTTcatgtatacccatgtttatagtagcacaattcacaatagtcaaactatagaaccagcctaggtttGCATCATTGaatgaatagacaaagaaaatgtgtcatcttatttgaaagtttactgagtcataaagaagaatgaaattaggtctttgcatgaaaatgaatgaaatttgagattattaaatgaaataagccataaGGACAAAGTTAAATCATGATTTCTCTTgttatgtggaagctggagagagaagagagaaaataggaGAAGACCTCATAAAAATAGCAGGATGTCAGTAAAGACGAGGGAGGGGCCCagggtgagagaggaggagagtTGAAGACAGGTAGTGGATAATGATATTGCCCAAAATATGATACATTCGTGTATGCATCTGTCACAAAAAATGtcattattatgtacaattataaagcactaataaaaaattttaaaaatagaattcattgaAATTTGCTTTAAGTGTGGGGAAGAAAGGGAAACAAACAGGCCATCACATTATTAGAGAGTATTAGATTTATGTCAGTAAAATCATTATATGTGATCACATTCTTCTCCGTGGATTATACTGATTCTAAATTCTCATTAGGGCCTGAAATATATTTGTCACACAGTAAAACAAACAACACAGTTTTTCTTGGACAGTGTTAATAGAGTATTATTGTCGGTATGGGATATGTTAACTGCAGATAGCAGCATTTAGAGTTTTAAACATTAGAATTCTGTGTTGTGAGTACGCTGGACCAATAGGCAGTTGCTTGGGATCTCTTGGTTTATGAATTTCCTAAATTGAGAGCATCAtaagatgctttttttttaaccttcccaTGAACAAACAAGGCAAAGAAAGAATCAATTACAATGAATCTACACAGGAAAgtataatgtaattttaaagagTCTTTGAGttcatttgatttgttttcttttctttttttttttttaggggtggtggtggtggtggtggtgaaaaTCTTACTTAATTTGGTCCATAGCTATAATTTCTTAAGTGTGACTAAGACGATGATTCCAGTCATATCAAAGTCAGATGACTTGTGTTGGTGTGAGATAAAGGTCAGCTATCACCATGCTAGCTGAAACCATGGTTGGCCACCGACTTGCTGAACCATGCTCCTGGCTCTAGGGACACCTTGCACTGCTGGCTTATGTGGGACATTTTCAAGGCAGGGGTGATAGTAAAATCAACAATAAACATGTATTTATCAACTGATGATATGGGGAAAGgccacatatagataaatatacaCGGAGTGGAATATAGAACCACCACTGTGATGTGAGCTGACAATGTGCCAAGAGCCTTGGACAAGTCCCCAGAGGAACGTTTCCAGACAGTGACCAAGTTATTCAAAGGATGGAAGTCTTTAGGCTAACACCTTTGTTAGTATTatgtaaagaagaagaaatatttaatttacacTTCTGTAAAAGCAAAGCAATACTAAAAGAGAGTGGTTTACGTTTATCAGTGATGCTTCTGTATTTTACACAACAGAAAGTATGCCTGACAGTATGTTCTGGCTTTTTTAAACACCTATAATATTTTGTGTGAGGAAGACAGGACATGACCAAGAGGCAATGCAcctttaaaagtgaataaatgcTCCCAATACCTGTTCATCAGTTGGGAAATATCAAACTGTAGGGTCTATGTAGTCCACTAGAGGGCCAACCAAGGCTTGTATCCCAGCATGCTTTTCCACAGGTGCATGCCTCCCTTCTGAATATCATTTCCCACTGATGGGTTCAAATATTAGTCTCCAAATATActactttaaattaaattttgtctcAGCAAGGAAACAGCCAAGGGTCAGGTGAAGGGTATAGGTGCAAGGTACTTATTGTCCTATTGTGAGTTTTGTTTTGGATATGGTTTTATAGGTACTTATTACATTGTGTAAAGTGTTTaattaataatgaaacaaaaatgaggtaacattgaaaaaataaattttgttttaggttttgtttgCAGGGAATGGATCTAAGTAACTAGATAGATCTACTAGTCCACCTATATCATCATTCATCATGATATTTCCTGACATTCAAAAATTTAAGTTTGAAGTTATTTGCAAACTCGATGGGAAACAGAGGGGATGTCATTATATCCCATGATCATGTGATTAGAAGTTAAATCATATGACTTTGTTTAGATACATTGCTTCTGTgtactaaaaaaaacaaacaaaaaaataaaaacaaaaaaccttaacAGGGTACACCCATTTCTAATGTTAGCAGAAAGCATTGAGTAAATTCTGTAGAGGATGAATAGACGTAATTCTAGTGTGAATAGAAGGAACTGGCCATCAATGTAGATGCCACTTTCAATTGAGCACATTAAAGGGCAGATGCCTAAGTACAGGTGTCCATCATGCAGAGCTCAGGAGCTCTCAATGACAGACTAGTCAGCAGAATCTGTCACAATGACACCGTTTGCTCAGTCTTTGTGTTGCTATCTTTATATCTTTGTTTCTCAATGTATAGATGAGAGGATTCAAGGCAGGGGTGATAGCAAAATCAACAATAAACATGTATTTGTCAACTGATGATGTGGGAAATGGCCATATATAGATAAATATGCATGGAGTGAAAAATAGAACCACCACAGTGATGTGAGCTGACAATGTGACAAGAGCCTTGGATAAGTCCCCAGAGGAACGTTTCCAGACAGTGACTAAAATGAAGACataggaaaggaggagaaggaagaaggtgCCTATGGTTATGACACCACTGTTGGCAGTAACAACAAACTCAAAGGTGGCTGCATCAGAGCATGCAAGCTGTATGATCCTGGGAAAGTCACAACAAAAGCTGTCTATTTTATTAGGACCACAAAAAGGCAAGTTGATAACAAATGAAAACTGAAACATGGCATGAATCACTCCTGTTACCCAGCTGATGACTATCAACAGAACACATGTTTTGGGGCTCATGATGGTCAAGTAGTGGAGAGGTTTGCAGATGGCTGCATACCTGTCAAATGCCATGGCTATCAGCAGCACCATTTCTGTTCCTCCGAAGGCGTGGATGAAGCATGTCTGTGTCATACAACTTTGGAAGGaaattattttgtgttctgttaACAGGTCTGTGATCATCTTGGGAACTGTGGTGGAAGATAGTCCCACATCATTGAAGGACAGGTTGGCCAGCAGGAAGTACATTGGAGAATGTAAGTGAGAATCAGCAATTACCAAAAAGACAACGAAGAGATTTCCCAGGATGATCCCTAAGTAGAGCAAGGAGAATGTTATCATGAGAATAACTTTAGTTTCCCAAGAACCTGAGAGTCCCAGCAGCACAAACTCAGAAACCACAGAGCCATTCAGTCCATCCATTGCTTTGTTCATAAGAACTGGTTTAAAACTACCTGTGGATAGAACATGATGAAGAGTCAGATTTCATGGTACTAATGTGCATTCCCCATTTATACTGCTACTCCTTTCTGTGAGTCAGACAGCCTTAGTTTAAAATCATTGAGTTGactcaaagaaaatataaatcaaggaGCTAGATAATGGAAGAGGAGAGTAATtttgtaaaaagagaaagaaatttaacaaGAAATGCACACTttggtttattttccttttattttttccacaagcagaatttttgtgtctttttaaatttttttctgccaAGGATTTCTAGATATTTGCTGTGACATCTTTCCTAGGTTTTTACCTAGCCTGATAATATCAGTTGACtgaatttctttatacattataaTTGGTAGactaattacaaatattttgatgaatttctatttttgtcCAGTAAAAATAGATATTCAGGCTGATACTGTTATCTTCTGTCATTTTATTCCAGTTTCTGTGTCAGTTTTGTTGTTTGTACATTATCATAGAGGTGAGGTGTTCATATTGAGATTATTCACATGAAACATTTTAATCATAGTTTGTGCATGGTCCTCAATATtcaataacttattttaaaataaaaacttacacatttttatttgtatataagaatttgtaaataaatttgtATCTACTCCTGTTTGTAagtaaaagaaattcttaaacaATGGTAGTTATAGATAACATAGTTATGAAGTTTCTGCATGCAGAGCTTCATTCTTTGAGTTAGGCtcattatataaatgaataaacttaGACATAGAGTATTGTTGTGTGAGAGCTGGGACTTGTATCCTCAGATGTTGAACACCATAATCCATGCTCTGGACCATGATTCTGTACTGTTTAGGATAGTCCCTTCAGGTATACCTGGAACTTGCCCAAATATACTTTCATTAAAATTGCTTTAACTTTGCAtccttttgcttttaaatatagtAAACCTTTATTAAAAGGAATCTGAAATTTGGGTCCTCTctattcactatttttttctacCTAGCTGTTCTTTGTCAATCCTCAATTTTTGTTAATTCAATGAGGAAAAACAATCCAGATTTCACTTATGAATACTGGTGGAGAGGAAATCTGAattctgaacattttatataaacatcaattttcagtcattttcttCTGCTCACCCTTAATTGTGAGTGTGACTCAGGTATGttcaatttgttttattcatCAGTTTACTCATTTTCAATAGTACCTATATGTCAAATTTTAGATCATCAGCTTTTTCTTTGGAAACCAGAGTTATATGTATAAAGATGTATGTGGGATACCTACACACAAGTTccacttcaaccttcaagttaACAAAAAATCAAATCTGAATTCACTATCTTATAATTTAATCCCATGACTTCATAAATTTATTTACCATTGTTTCAGATGTACAATATGGATACTTAATCgtactttttaataaatacacaATTAATGTTTTGTAATATTTCTCAATATGTtgtctccctttcctttccaCTGTCATGTGTTTTGGCTTTAAGTTTACATATTTTCCTATCTTGAGACTTGAAAAGGTCACTTCCTCCATTCATCCACACATTCTGCCCATTCTATTCTCTGTTTTCAGATCTATGTAAAGTCAAATATCCTCACTAGGTTTTCCTACTGAAAGCCTTTGATGAGTCTATCACACGGATACTCTGCAAGTACCTGAGCATATCACTAGAACCTTAAGAGGACATCAGCACAATTTGAAACTGGAAGGAATTTTGGCGGAGTAAATTTACCagttattaataaatttaaaaattattttttgtaaaaattttaataaagtaagaataactaagaaatattataataggtttcttttaatacaaattttaattggtagtcattttataataatattcaaaatattaaatgaagcagaaaagggagaaagCCTACTGGCAGTCAGGTTTAACAATTAGAATAAGTAGAGAAGATTAAATCAAGCAATACTTTTTCAGAAGAAGGTAACAAAACAATAATCATACAAAATTCAGATAACTATATTCCTCAAAAATAAGTTGTttgaatgtaaaatattaaatataatatgatctccaatatatgaaatattaatttgaaatatgtTAAAGAGATGGCACTTATAAAGGAAGTAGATGTGCACTGTATACATCcagtcaaaaatataaaattttctgaaacttttGAAATCTGGGACAAAATGGGAAGTCCAATCATGCTTatagacaaaaaaaattcaaagttatgAAAGTAAGAACTCTCTTAGAAATACATATGCAGAACTGCAGTGTTCATTTCATATCTAGTTCATCTTTTCAGATTTATCAAAGATAGGAAAATTCCACTTCCAAAATCAGAAAGGTTGAAAGAAAATCTAATGGGAGGGAATGATTTCTATAGAAGATAtcagaaaatattataaacctttaATAACTAAACAATGATTAATTTgagttaaaatagaaaagaaaaatggaaaaagtcattatatttggatatatattaggaaatttaaaatacattaaggaAGGTACTAGAATTATATGGGAACAAgaggaattaattaaaaaatcataacattCAATTTTTCTTAAACATGTAGGTGAACATTAGAATTATCAAATGTATCTTACCATACATCTGGTATCAAAATAGTTCCAGTTGATTAGAAGTCTTAACAGTAAAGATAAAATGATAGAATTTGAATGAAATAgatgtaaattaattttttaaacctgTGCTTAAGAAGTATTTTCTAAATTCACTCCAAATCCAGAAGCTGGGTTCCAGTTTTCAAT from Ictidomys tridecemlineatus isolate mIctTri1 chromosome 5, mIctTri1.hap1, whole genome shotgun sequence includes:
- the LOC101956213 gene encoding olfactory receptor 4F15, giving the protein MDGLNGSVVSEFVLLGLSGSWETKVILMITFSLLYLGIILGNLFVVFLVIADSHLHSPMYFLLANLSFNDVGLSSTTVPKMITDLLTEHKIISFQSCMTQTCFIHAFGGTEMVLLIAMAFDRYAAICKPLHYLTIMSPKTCVLLIVISWVTGVIHAMFQFSFVINLPFCGPNKIDSFCCDFPRIIQLACSDAATFEFVVTANSGVITIGTFFLLLLSYVFILVTVWKRSSGDLSKALVTLSAHITVVVLFFTPCIFIYIWPFPTSSVDKYMFIVDFAITPALNPLIYTLRNKDIKIATQRLSKRCHCDRFC